The region GAATGGCCTCGTTCATCCGATCATGGCTCAACTGGCGGAATTCAGGCCCTTCTATAGCAATACCGCCAGCCGTGTAGATGCCACATTGCTGGGCGATGGATTTGGCCGTGGTAATGTTGTCACCAGTCACCATCCTGACAAAAACCCCGGCACGCTGACACTGGCGGACTGCGTCAGGGACTCCTTCGCGGACGGGGTCCTGGATGCCGAAGATGCCTAGCATCGTCATGTCCTTGAAGATTGGCTCAAAGTCTGCCATTCCATATTCGTCCGTCGGTGTCCCATGAGGCGGCCATTCTTGGAAATCCCGGTGCACGAGAGCAATGCATCTCAGAGAGCGAGACGCGTAGTCAGTGATAATGGTGTCTAGCGTGGTCCTTGTTGTCTCGGAGAGCGGCGTCTCTGCCAAATCCTTGGTTGCATCCTGCACTATCTGCGCCGACTGGCGGAGTAAGATCTCAGCAGCACCTTTAACAAGCATCCGATAGTTTCCATTCTGCATGTGAACGACCACTGCCATGCATTTGCGGCTCGAGTCGAACGGGAATATCTGCACGATCTCCGCGTTTGCTCTCTCCTCGCCCACTGGCCCAAGTCCGAGTTGCTCTCGCGCGAATGACAGCAACGCCGTCTCAGTCTTAGATCCAATAAACGTCGTCCCTCCGTCTCGGTCACTCTCGAACGCAGTTGAATTGAGCGCGATTGATTGGATCAAGTGCTCCTTGATTGATAGTGAAAGCGTCGATATAAACTCCGAGGCTGAAATAGTCCCTGAGCCTGGTGCACTGCCTGCACGGTTTGAAGACGGTTGGCCTCCAAATTGTGACTTGGTGTCTAGAGTCGCAGCCACGACGCTCATCTTGTTCTCTGTGAGTGTGCCAGTCTTGTCGGAGCAGATGGTCGTGGCATTTCCCATGGTCTCACATGCCCGGAGTAAGCGCACGAGGTTGTTGTCCTTGATCATTCTTGTTGTTGCAAAGGCGAGAGCGAGGGTAACCGCCAATGGCAGCCCCTCGGGCACTGCTACAACGACAATGGTTACGGCCACGATGAAAATGCGCAGAAAGGCCTGACCTTTTCCCTCTGCACCACCCTGTATCTCCTTGAGGCGGACCAAAAACTTGGTGAAGAGCACCACGAACAGTATCAGGGCGCAGATAAGGCCGACCTTGGCAATATAGTCCGCCAGCATGTTTAGCTTGACTTGCAGCGGGGtgatctcgccctcgtcctggaGAGACATCACTGTTCGGCCGTACGTTGTGTGGACACCAGTAGCAGTGACCAGGAAAGTCCCCGTACCCTCTTCAACGTTGGACCCTGATATGATAAAGGgatccatcttcttcaggtCCTTTTTCTGTGTAACTGCGTCGTAGACTGTCCCGCCCGGGGTTTTGCGAAGGAGGTCTGACTCCCCTGTTACTGAAGACTCGTCACACTTGACGCCTTGTCCGTCAATCAGGATTCCATCTGCCGGGATCATATCACCAGGTTCCAGACACATCACGTCCCCGACAATAATATCATAGGTCAGAACCTCCGCTGTCTTGCCTGATCTGATAACCCTGACATATcgatcttctttcttcttgttaAGCTTAGCGAATTGCCGTTCTTTCTGCCAGTCATTTGCCGCGCCGACGGTCACCACAACAAAGATGGCAGCAAGGATCGCGGCTCCCTCTACCCATTCTACGCCTGTTCCTTGCACAGACTGGGGAATACCCACGGCGAGAGAAACAACCGCGGCAATGGACAGTAGGATTAGCACCTTATCATTGTACGCAATCCACACCAGCACCCAGATAgatttgagcttcttctcggGAAGCTTGTTGGTTCCAAACACGCGCTGCCGATCCACAAATCGGTCCTCTGGCTGCCTGCCTGCCGGTGCATCCAACATGGTATCACGCGATGGCGCGAGAGACGCTGAGTTAGGCCTGGGTGGTGAAACCGCCTCGCTGAAACTCACCCTACCATGCAACACGGTTTCGTCCATGCTCAAGCCGCTCTGAACGTCGGTTCGTAGACCCTTTTCCAGCCCGCGCAATCCTCCAAAAGTGCCGAAAGCGTCCAAGTTCTTGGGGTTCAAGAGTTCATCCAGCTGGCCGGGCGAGAAGGCGAACTTGTTATTTTCTGCGTCCGAACCGGGTTCTCCGCTGGGCTCTGGTCTGAGAGAGTCTCCCTCATCAACGGCATTGTCCCTGCTGTTGAGTCTGCGAGACGACGCGCGCACATCGGTGTCGTCATACTTACTTGCCGACTGAGTGCCGTGCCCTGGCTGTCCTGACCCCCCGAGAGGCGGCGTAGGGGGGCTGGCCAGCAAGGGGGAATGAGGCCCGGTCATGGAATATTTGGGAAGAAGGGTTTGCGCGGTTAAGTTATACGGCGCTGCCAATATTGCTCTTGGTAGGGGCAAGTGTTCAACGGAAGAGTCGATGCACAAGCCTAATTCAAGAAGCGAGTAAGGGCTTCACTTGATTTGGTGTTGTTATTATGCAACGGTCGGCGTTTTCCAATCAGTGGGGGATTTATGACATGGCGTTAAAATgtaataagaaataaaagagcCGCTACCCATTATTAACCGCATCGTGTTTACACAACCCTGGCACATTCCATGACGTTGTCTATCCCGTCACGTGACATCCTTACGTGAGTGACTGGCAACCTAGGTGGCATACAGCTCAGCGCTGGTTGAAATTCTCAGAACTGTCTAACCATGAATAATGTTGTGTACAAGGACTAGATAATCCgattattaaataatctgTTTATTGTTTGGTGAGGAGCCAGTTGTTTAAGgagaaatatattttaacaACGGCTGAGGCGGTTACTACGAATATATACCCTAGTAACTAgaaagtaattataatagtaaaaccCCGGTTATAAGATGGGTAAAATATTACAGTAACACGATTTCTAAGCTAACCAGTATTGTACTAAGCTAATATAGGATATATTtcaattatatactatacttctattatagtaatatagaTACTGTACTAGGCACCGGGTCTCAAGTCCCCCGTAGAGGTCTCAGTGACCAAGatcttccttcaaccacGCCAAGACGCGAACCAACAACGTATTCTGAACGCAGCATTCGGGGAGATACAGGAGTTAGATGCCCTGGTCGTCGTAATATTTGAATTTAATATTGATAAGTGCAATTTGGCTGCTGGGACTAGGTTCAATTTCGTAGCACAGAAAAATTGGTGGCGCAGACCAGACCGCCTGATTGTGCCCGTTCACCAgttgtggatgtggatttcCAACGTCAACTTCTATTCCAacttcctttcttcccgAGTCACATCTGTCTACCAGTGTCATATCTTGCGATCTTTGGTCTATTCACCATGCGCGGCGAAGTACGTGCTGTCCTGATTCTGTTCAATGTTGGCTATACTGGGGCTTTTCCCATCATTCATTCCGTTTCCCATTCCTGAGCCGCAAAACAATGCAATCCGGTCTCGCGGTGTGACGCTGAATAGTATTGAAGACCAAGCCATACTGTCAAACAATGGACATTAACGTGTTGCATCATTAGATCTGTCATCTTCACATCGGCCAGGCTGGCACACAGTTGGGGAATGCGGCCTGGGAGCTGTAAGCCTTTACTCCTTTGTGATCCTTTGGGCAATGGTTAACCGGTCGATTACTATATAGCTATCTACTCGAACACGGCCTCAAGGCCGATGGCCATATCGATCCCGATATAGACACCGACACTCACCAGAACGGCTCTTACGAAACAGTTTTCACCGAGACCGGCAACGGCAAATACGTCCCTCGCTCCATCTTTGCCGACCTTGACCCTTCGGTGTGTAAACGGGCGGATAGAAATCAGAAATGGAATCCGGGCTGACAGGTTTCTGGTGATATAGACCATCGACGAGATACGCACTGGTGCCTACCGCCATCTGTTCCATCCCGATCAGCTGATAAGCGGGCAGGAGGATGCCGCCAATAACTGTCTGACCCCTGGATGTTTGACAACGCGTGATAAGTCAAGCTAATGCGTTGCAGATGCCCGTGGTCACTATACTGTCGGCAAGGCGCTTGTTGAGAGCGTTATTGACCGCATCCGTCGTGTCGCCGGTGTGTAAAAGGGACCCTCCCTTGAGCCCTGGTTTGTAAGCTAATTTTCTAAAGATAACTGCTCTTCTCTTCAGGGCTTCTTGATATTCCACTCCCTCGGCGGAGGGACCGGCTCTGGCTTCGGCTCACTCTTGCTTGAGCATCTTTTCGCAGAGTATGGcaagaagtcgaagctgGAGTTCGCGATCTACCCATCTCCTCGTGTGTCgactgcggtggtggaacCCTATAACGCTGTCCTGTCTACTCAAAGTACTACTGAGAACTCCGACTGCACTTTCCTCATTGACAATGAGGCCGTCTACGATATCTGTAAGCGCAAGCTTGACGTCCCCCGCCCTGGTTATGATAACCTCAACCGTCTCATCGCCCGGGTTGTTAGCTCTCTGACCACTAGCTTGCGTTTCAATGGCGCCCTGAACGTTGACTTGAACGAATTCCAGACTAATCTCGTCCCGTTCCCACGTATTCACTACCCCCTTGTCTCGTATGCTCCGGTCAtctccagcagctgcagtgcTCATGAGAGCTTCAATATCAAGGACCTCACTTTGCAGTGTATATACCTTCGTGTCTTTCCCCTCAACTGCCCCTTCATTCTAACTGTCGCGCAGGTTTCGAACCTCAAAATCAGATGGTCGTCTGCGATCCTCGCAATGGCAAGTATATGGCTGTGGCTCTTTTATACCAGGGTGACGTGGTACCTCATGATTGCACGCAGACTGTTGCCCatatcaaggccaaggcctcTTTTAACCTGGTGGAGTGGTGTCCAACCGGTTTTAAACTCGGTATTAATAACCAGAAACCTATAAGTGCACCCGGCAGCGAGCTTGCCTCTGT is a window of Aspergillus puulaauensis MK2 DNA, chromosome 4, nearly complete sequence DNA encoding:
- a CDS encoding tubulin alpha chain (COG:Z;~EggNog:ENOG410PJZJ;~InterPro:IPR023123,IPR008280,IPR036525,IPR037103, IPR000217,IPR018316,IPR003008,IPR002452,IPR017975;~PFAM:PF03953,PF00091;~go_component: GO:0005874 - microtubule [Evidence IEA];~go_function: GO:0003924 - GTPase activity [Evidence IEA];~go_function: GO:0005200 - structural constituent of cytoskeleton [Evidence IEA];~go_function: GO:0005525 - GTP binding [Evidence IEA];~go_process: GO:0007017 - microtubule-based process [Evidence IEA]); translation: MRGEICHLHIGQAGTQLGNAAWELYLLEHGLKADGHIDPDIDTDTHQNGSYETVFTETGNGKYVPRSIFADLDPSTIDEIRTGAYRHLFHPDQLISGQEDAANNYARGHYTVGKALVESVIDRIRRVADNCSSLQGFLIFHSLGGGTGSGFGSLLLEHLFAEYGKKSKLEFAIYPSPRVSTAVVEPYNAVLSTQSTTENSDCTFLIDNEAVYDICKRKLDVPRPGYDNLNRLIARVVSSLTTSLRFNGALNVDLNEFQTNLVPFPRIHYPLVSYAPVISSSCSAHESFNIKDLTLQCFEPQNQMVVCDPRNGKYMAVALLYQGDVVPHDCTQTVAHIKAKASFNLVEWCPTGFKLGINNQKPISAPGSELASVDRSVTMLSNSTAVSEAWSRLGHKFDLMYSKRAFVHWYVGEGMEEGEFSEARENLAALEKDYEEIAGDTVGSDGYSELEF
- a CDS encoding uncharacterized protein (COG:P;~EggNog:ENOG410PGJZ;~InterPro:IPR006068,IPR018303,IPR023298,IPR023299, IPR001757,IPR006408,IPR004014,IPR036412,IPR008250, IPR023214;~PFAM:PF00689,PF13246,PF00122,PF00690,PF00702;~TransMembrane:10 (i182-209o221-241i392-413o433-460i875-896o908-926i958-976o982-999i1020-1043o1055-1075i);~go_component: GO:0016020 - membrane [Evidence IEA];~go_component: GO:0016021 - integral component of membrane [Evidence IEA];~go_function: GO:0000166 - nucleotide binding [Evidence IEA];~go_function: GO:0005388 - calcium transmembrane transporter activity, phosphorylative mechanism [Evidence IEA];~go_function: GO:0005524 - ATP binding [Evidence IEA];~go_process: GO:0070588 - calcium ion transmembrane transport [Evidence IEA]): MTGPHSPLLASPPTPPLGGSGQPGHGTQSASKYDDTDVRASSRRLNSRDNAVDEGDSLRPEPSGEPGSDAENNKFAFSPGQLDELLNPKNLDAFGTFGGLRGLEKGLRTDVQSGLSMDETVLHGRVSFSEAVSPPRPNSASLAPSRDTMLDAPAGRQPEDRFVDRQRVFGTNKLPEKKLKSIWVLVWIAYNDKVLILLSIAAVVSLAVGIPQSVQGTGVEWVEGAAILAAIFVVVTVGAANDWQKERQFAKLNKKKEDRYVRVIRSGKTAEVLTYDIIVGDVMCLEPGDMIPADGILIDGQGVKCDESSVTGESDLLRKTPGGTVYDAVTQKKDLKKMDPFIISGSNVEEGTGTFLVTATGVHTTYGRTVMSLQDEGEITPLQVKLNMLADYIAKVGLICALILFVVLFTKFLVRLKEIQGGAEGKGQAFLRIFIVAVTIVVVAVPEGLPLAVTLALAFATTRMIKDNNLVRLLRACETMGNATTICSDKTGTLTENKMSVVAATLDTKSQFGGQPSSNRAGSAPGSGTISASEFISTLSLSIKEHLIQSIALNSTAFESDRDGGTTFIGSKTETALLSFAREQLGLGPVGEERANAEIVQIFPFDSSRKCMAVVVHMQNGNYRMLVKGAAEILLRQSAQIVQDATKDLAETPLSETTRTTLDTIITDYASRSLRCIALVHRDFQEWPPHGTPTDEYGMADFEPIFKDMTMLGIFGIQDPVREGVPDAVRQCQRAGVFVRMVTGDNITTAKSIAQQCGIYTAGGIAIEGPEFRQLSHDRMNEAIPRLQVIARSSPDDKKILVSQLKTLGETVAVTGDGTNDAQALKTADVGFAMGVTGTEVAKEASDIIIMDDNFTSIVKAIAWGRTVNDAVKKFLQFQLTVNVTAVVLTFVSAVASDDEDSVLSAVQLLWVNLIMDTFAALALATDPPSPYVLERTPEPKSAPLITLTMWKMIVGQAIYQLAVTLVLNFAGQYIFPKWGSGYMQTVVFNTFVFMQIFNQYNCRRVDNRLNIMEGILKNTWFIAIQVIIVGGQIVIVFLGGQVFSVRRLDQPSQWAVSLLFGALTVPVGMMIRLIPDKAISKLISYVWPGAKGPEPGISGEGRQYGWDFALEGVRDQLAFMNKVRGGRLRHIIHKHPQVFRKSRGSSRPPDSSSLPNAVGDSAPATESTPLIRDSGTSQT